The following DNA comes from Kryptolebias marmoratus isolate JLee-2015 linkage group LG23, ASM164957v2, whole genome shotgun sequence.
NNNNNNNNNNNNNNNNNNNNNNNNNNNNNNNNNNNNNNNNNNNNNNNNNNNNNNNNNNNNNNNNNNNNNNNNNNNNNNNNNNNNNNNNNNNNNNNNNNNNNNNNNNNNNNNNNNNNNNNNNNNNNNNNNNNNNNNNNNNNNNNNNNNNNNNNNNNNNNNNNNNNNNNNNNNNNNNNNNNNNNNNNNNNNNNNNNNNNNNNNNNNNNNNNNNNNNNNNNNNNNNNNNNNNNNNNGAGGTGCCTCGTGACGGGCGGGTGGGCGGGGTCACCAAACGCCATCTGCCGCAGGTAAGATTTTAACAGATGGTCTCCTGAATGACAACAATCAAGCTTAAGGTTAATTTTTAGAAACAATCAccaaatattatatttataaaactgctgCTTCGTAggaaatttcaaattaaaactccttgttgttgtttctttttaatcgtgtttactaaatgtttacattaatgatgtcaacattttgttatgattctctcttttttataaaaaagaagctgaactgtAGAACGTAAAgtagggcttttattttgaaaaaaaacaaactgaatgtcatatttaaaagaataagaTATTTATTGACAAATAAAGGAATTAGGttatgaaactgtttttaaaagaataatgatAAGATTTAAgtaactttttgttgtttttttacacaagccATCTGCTGTAGCTTGGaaatagctgtttttttaattatatatatatatttgtaacttaaataactttttaaggATGTTCCAGTTATTCTCACTTAAATCtgggaaaaatatatttttgttttttagcaaagcTTTTTTTGACGCCGTGTTTGGAGCGTCCGCTTCAGTCTCGGTGAGACGCCGTGGACAGTCGTGTTTTTTAATAACTCACTTCGCCGTTCGTCCGGCACGGACGGTAccaaatgctgctgctgctggaagccccgcccacctccacctgaaacaacgacaggtggaggtggaacATCTGGGGCGCTGCTGCTCTTTGACCTTTGCTCTTCCACCTGTCCTCGTCTCACCTGTTTCACACCTGAGTCGTCTTCGCAAAACGAGCTTCttcctccattttgttttttatgtttttgtttcccaatgaatatatttgaagaaaaagaaagtttgtgTCGATTCTGTGTGTCGTGCTGTGAGAGAgcgaggagtgtgtgtgtgtgtgtgtgtgtgcaggtgtgggACACCTGCGGTCGCCTGGGAGACGCCGTCCTCTCCCTCACCGCCGTGGCAACAGATGCTGAGGCCCCACCCCCCGCAGAGAGGAACAGGAGCAGAACGGATCGGGAGACGCTCCCCAGTTATTCGTTTGGCGAGctgaggaagtgtgtgtgtgtgtgtgtgtgtgtgtggggcggTTACATAAACGGCTCGGCTCGTCAATTAACCGTATTGGATTCCCTCTTCGCTCGCtcgctccctctctctctcacacacgtGGCTCGGCACGcgctgctcacacacacacacacacacacagataacttgttttggtttgcagGCTGCCTTCCAcgtgctgctgtgtgtgtgtgtgtgctttcagATGACAGGGATTAAAACTCACAGGGAGAGGAAGTCGGAGCAGCAGCCATCGGCTCGCAGCTGCAGCACTTTTCATTTCCCTCCGTTTTGATTCATttcatggggggggggggtgggtTACAGTTGACGGTTCggtgggggggttggggggggggggggggggNNNNNNNNNNNNNNNNNNNNNNNNNNNNNNNNNNNNNNNNNNNNNNNNNNNNGGGGGGGGGGGTCGGTTACAGTTGACAGTTCGGTGTGGGTGATGGAgggtgaggggggggggactcgAGGACAGGAAGGGAAACGGGAGACGGGTCGTGGGGGGATTGCATAACGCCGGGAGCGACACCAGATCCACCGTGCAGCAGCAGACAGGGCCGGAGCTCGGGTTtgagccccccccccacacacacacacacacgcacacgcacgaAGACATGCCGCTTCTCCAGAGGGCCTGTTCGGAAGCCGTCTGCATCCCGAGTGTGGGATGTGTCACTCCGAGGATCGTGGCGGCAGCACACcatgtcccttttttttttctcttcttcttctttttttgggcTAATTCCCGCCGCCCGCCCACTCCCTGCTGCATCCATCCTGCCCACACCGCTCGGTGTCGTCCAAACTCCTCGGATCAGGAGCTCAGCGGCGAAACGTCTGCCGCTGTCATGTCGCTCCGGGCGCAAACCGACTTAAACGCACAAAATAAGACTGATGGATGAGTCAGCAGCTCTGACTCAGTGGAAAAGTCTTAatccgccacacacacacacagtagttAAAGGCCTCGCATTGCTTGAACtaatgcacgtcgcccgccgccttcaACAAACCGAGACCATCTGGCGTTAAAGGCTGAAGTTGTCCCCCTGATTGTCCTGCAACGTCCCCCAGATGTCTCGGCCCAATTCGTGAAGGACTCTCGGGTACTACCGCGCCCGGTTTCGGCTCGTTGTCAGCGACACTGCCGGAGCTTTAAGCCACTTTGACCGGCTGCGAGAAATTGTTCCCGCTCTGAAGGGTTTTTATCcaaatcatgagatattttgctgacagaggTGGCAAATATCTCTTTTCAGTGGCGGTGCAATAaacatgaatacacacacacactttacctcctgacacacacacacacacacagaccattAAAGGGCTCATGTGGGACCAGTGAAGTTCTTCAAGAGGAAACATGAATTATCCATCCCGCCTCTTTTTTCTAGTTTGCTGAAACTCTGCTTCAGCTTCAATTAttgaaaaagtcaaaatgtaaaaaacattaaataaaactaaaaataaagccTCCAGGAGGTTGTTGGTCCTGAGAGAAGACTGAGGAGATGGGAGACACTGTCCTCCACTTGTCTTGCCTCTGatttgaggaggaggaggaggaggaggaggaaggatggAGGAAAGGGGGCAGGACTTTCTCCTCCCCGTCTCCTATTAAGCgcaaactttgtgtttttgttctccaaGTTCAGCTCGGTCCTCTCTCCAGGCTGCGCGCAcgcttcctcctcttcctcctggacGGTCTGAGCCccgctggctgctgctgctgctgctccgcACGAGGCATCTGGACCCGGAGAGGATGCGCCTGCTGCAGGGACGGCCGCCTAAAGTTGTGCGTCGCGGGTCGGAGTGAAGCGAGCCGCGGCTCCCCGGCCCCTCTGCTCCCTGACCGGGCCGGGCATCATGCTCTGGGTCCTGCTGCTTCTGGAGGTCGGAGCCCGGCGGGCGGCCACCTTCCAGGGCTTCTACCTTCCACCTGCGAGCGGCGAGCCGCACTCGCCCGCCCGGAGGACGGACGGGGTGGTCCGGACCATCGACCGGATCTACCACGGCGGCGGGAAGGTGGGCTACCTGGTGTACCTGGACGGGAGGCGCTTCCAGCTGGACATGGAGCGGGACGAGTCGGCGCTGGCGCGAGACCTCAGCCCCCGGTACGCGCCCGCGGGGACCGGGCCGCGGGAGTGCGCGTACCGGGGCACCGTGGATTCGAACCCGGAGTCGCTGGCGGTGCTGAACCTGTGCGGCGGCGGCCTGGAGGGCTTCTTCGCCGTCAACCGCTCGCGCTACACCATCACTCCGATCGTCAGGGCCAAGGGACACGAGCACGACGCGCGCGCCCTGCACGACAAGGACGCGGACGGGGCGCTGCACGCGTTCACGCGCGAGCGCTTCAGCTTCGAGGCGCCGGGCGACGGGCGCGAGAGCTGCGGCACGCGCGACGGCCGCCGCGGACGCAGGAACGCGAAGCGGCGGNNNNNNNNNNNNNNNNNNNNNNNNNNNNNNNNNNNNNNNNNNNNNNNNNNNNNNNNNNNNNNNNNNNNNNNNNNNNNNNNNNNNNNNNNNNNNNNNNNNNNNNNNNNNNNNNNNNNNNNNNNNNNNNNNNNNGGGGCGGCGCGGCAGGACGCGGCAGGAGGTCAGTGTCGCGCGCCCGCCACGTGGAGCTGCTCCTGGTGGCGGACGAGACCATGGCCAAGAAGTACGGCCGGGACCTGAACCACTACCTGCTCACGCTGGCCTCCATCGCCTCCAAGCTGTACGGGCACGCGAGCATCGAGAACCCCGTCCGGCTGAACGTGGTGCGCGTGGCGACGGTCACCGGAAGGGACAAGGGGCTGGAGGTGTCCAAGAACGCGGCGGCGACGCTCAAGAGCTTCTGCAAGtggcagaaccagcagaacccgCTGGACGACGACCACCAGCAGCACCACGACGCCGCCATCCTCTTCACCAGGCAGGTAAACAAGCGCCACCTGTCCGCGCGCGGCTGTTTGCGCTCTTTGCCTTTTAACGGATTTTAATCTAACttagagaggaaataaaagcctCCTTagaggaatgcacatcgcccgccgcctctTTAACGCCTCCTGTTCAGAAAAGGATCTCGCGCTCTCAGAAGGCTttgaggatcactctcagctaccaccacgccacAGTTCAGCCCGGTAAACAtgtctgttgtgttttcttataTCAGGTTGCTacggcagccatctttgaaTTAGTTAGACTCTAAAAGAGAGTGAAAGTGTTATTAATGGGTGAGGGATGATGTGATGAACTTCTCATCATCatgaagaaaaaaggcaaaagtcttcatccaggcggggccaaactaagttttttttttttattattgttgtttatcaGGCTCATAAGACAACTTGTTCTCCAAAACATGCTGGCTTCCGTTAAACCTCGACAtcgtttgtttgctttgtagCTCTTCCCTCGAACCCTCGTCCTCCTCAGAAGTGCATGAACTGCTTCCCTCCATGTCCGCTGCGGCGTCGAAGGAATGTCCAGAAAAGCAGTATTTCCTATGCctggtggttttttttgtttcttttcttttctgggcAGGCTCCCATGTCTCCATCCTTCCCTCCCAGTCCCCTGACAGCCTCTGCGTGTGTGATCCCACGTGCACGCCCCCCACGTGCGCGCGCATTCTTCCCAGGGAATGAGATTAGGAATCAGCAGCTGGCTGCAACTGCAGAAATATTTTctcctccaaaaaaaaagagaattctTCACATTGGAGTTTATTTCAGATCTTCCTCACAGTCTGGTTCCCTGAATTCTTCCTCCTCGTTCCTTCCAGTCCGGCAGCTCTCCCCTTCAGAGTAACCCCGGTCCGGCGGACCTGCGTGCGCCTCTTCACCTCTCCGGGCGTGGCTTTGTGGCGGTTGGCTCCAGTCGCCTTGGACCGCGTCGGCAGAGGCGTACCTGAGGTCAGCTTCTGCAGATTTAGTCGCAGAGAAACCCtcgagtgtttgttttttggcaggGTCAAACGGGCACGGAAACGGGAATCCAGAcactcagaaaaacaacaaaataaacacctgACACAACCAAACCACACTGCGCTGCCACGACAAAGTCTGAttgaggacacacacacacagggataAAAGATTTGGGTCTGGTAGTGGTTGATGTTGAGCATTAACGCTAATGTCGCGCAAGATGGCGAGCAGGTTGTGTTTGACCAAGACTCCTACAGCtcgggtgatgtgcattccttcgagACCCTTAAGAAAATAATCCATCCGTCTTCCACCGGTTACCCGTGTCCGGGTGTccgaggcagcaggtccaggagggaaaacCCCAGACCAGAATCCCTCCAGAGacttctgggtctgccctgaggtccCTTCTTTCCCCAGAAAGGGAGGCATTTCCTAATCGGACGCTTGGACCACCTCAACCGGCTCcttttcgatgaggaggagcagcggctctactccggaTACGGGATCTCCTCCTTTCGATCACGATCTAAGCGTCGTGACCGCAGGGGACGGTTGGaactttgtctttcttcacCTTGAGGCCCCCGACACCTGTGGAAGTGCAAGTATAGCTCGCTGTCGGCATTCAGACCTGCCGTGGACGGGATCGAGGCTGACTCCAGGGAATTATCTGCTGCGGACTCTAATCCCACGGCAGACCTCTGGGAAAACATTACAAGCTGCCGTCGTGATCCCTATCAGTAGAAATCCtgcagggcaaaaaaaaaatcccctaaTTGCTTTTAAATCTGGTCACCGTGTAGAATGAGCACTTAGCGCTGCTCTTCTGGGGTCGTGAGCTCCACCTTTGAACTCCCTCGGCTGTTAGAAGCCATTACAGGGATTACTTCGGCTCTGTTTTGTTGAACCACTTTGGCGCCGAGACGAGCCGTCTACCTGTCGGAACGCACGCCGAGCAGATCTCTGGGACTGACGTTTCTCTACTAGTTTCCTGGAGGAAAACAGAAGTTTGGTATGTAAGTCTCTGTGTGGGCGGGTCCAATTACTCGCCGACCCGTGCGTCCTGTCAGCCGGTCCCTCGCATGCCAGCGCGCCGCACACGAAACAACGGGGACATTGAGGGGACTCGGGACGTTTCGGAGAGCCTCTCTCGGTGCGTGGGATCATTAAATGTTTGGCACAGTTGAGCCTTGGATGACGGGACAAAGCTTCACTCTGAGGAATGGGAGCTGTGGAGActcataaaataagaaaaaaaaagacaataaatatcGTAAATATGTTGTTTCGTCGTCTCTGTGTCCGTACAGCGAAATGTACATTTCCCAGCCCTCGCCCCCGTCACAGCTACtccctctgtttgtttttaatgctctTGATATTTCACACGTGCTTTCCTTCGTCTGGCACATGTTGACAACCTGCAGACACCTCCAGGATCCCAAAGCCTCGACCTCGGGGCCCCCGGGGGCCCGTCGACGTTATGCAACCGGCCGGAGAGCTCCTGTAACAACATGCTCTTCACGCCGAGACACGAGGGACAGAAAGCCCACTCCTGTTTGCACTCATGGTCAAAATTTAAACAGGTTTTGACGACACGGACCGAGGTTTTATCtcatgctgtattttttttggcttcaaatCTTTGACGTTATGTTGCAGGGCAGCTGGATGGGAACGTTCATCCTGCTAGCTGCCTTcttgcaaagaaaaaagtagttttttatcaataaaagcCCAAACAGTCAACAATGTCTCAACCAGAGGGAGTTGAAAAGATGCTATGACATCAGTTTGATATAATTTTAAGTGTGTTGCATaatttaaacaagaacaaagaccaaaacaaaatccctaatgatttttgttgttttcacataGCAAGAGTTTGGTTCACTTTGTTGAGAATTACCAGCAAAGATTTCTACAAAACcttaaaatataaatgctttAGGATCACCATCACATATCATAGTTTTgagacataataaaataaaaactgagaataacTGATAACAGTTGGTACCACAAAGACTGAGTCAAATTGTGCAGCTTAAGCTAAAACATAACTGATGAAATTGggataaaaacagtcaaattagAACATTAATAGTATTTTTAATATAAGTATTGCCAGAAAAAGCTGTGATCAGTGATTTTTGCAGAGTCTGTAGCAGTCCTGCTAAATGCtatcattattgttattaatattgTCAACATAAGCTGTGACATAAGACAATTTTtcttaaaagtgatttttttttttaaatgtaccaaGCTTTTAGCTTCACTGCTAAATGCTAACATCACCATGCTAACAAGCTAATAATACTAATGTTTAGCTATTCAAAAATTCTTCAGTATGCTAGTATGCTAACATAAATCATCAGTAGTGCTTGTAAATGGTAACATCACCATGCTAGCAAGATAGTAATGATGCTAATGTTTagctaaataaattattaaataggCTACCAGGGTATTATAAGCTTTTAGTGGTGCTACTAAATGCTAACTTTATCATGCTAGCAAGCTAATATTGATGCTTATGTTTagctaaataaaatgttctttagttTGCTAGCATGCTAACATAAGTCTGTAGTGTTGAGGCTAACGCTAACATTATTATGCTAGCAAGCTAATAATGATGTTAATGTTTAACTAAATATGTTCTTTAGTTTGCTAGCATGCTAACATAAGTTTGTGGTGTTGCTGTTAAATGCTAACATTATTATGCTAGCAAGCTAATAATTATGCTAAAGTTTagctaattaattaaaatatccCTCAGTGGGCTTGTGTTATAACATGTtagaataaactaaaaacaactttaggatgttattttattttgtttgtcaatTCTCtgacaaattacattttgatAATGGAGCCATCTTGAAAGTTTTTGGCTCAAAGGTCATCACAGTCTGGATTTAAGTAGCAGGCAGAtgatttatgtttcatttacaggactttatttctaattaaacgtaatgagctcttttttttaaagccattacctgagcagctgctggttgttttttttgtttatatatataaacaatatattttgtttgtttatatatatataaatctcaTAATCACCGGTGGGCCCATGTGTTTATCCAGTCATTGGGTTTGCTGGAGTCAGCCAGCAGCGAGAGAAGGGGActcctgagtgtgtttgtttaacacCAGCGCTGGCTTGGGTTTCAAGTGGTCTTGTacctcacacatacacaagcaCAGCTGTGATCGTCTCCTGACCTTTGCAGCCAGCTTCCCACCTGTTGTTTCTGCCAATATTACTGTAACCCCTCGTTCTCTCCCTTCTTCTCCTTAATTTCCGGCACCAcaccaaccttttttttccccacccgCTGGCATCTAATACCAGAACCTATTTTTGTTTCCCTCCcatccttcctttttttttcctctaaggCTGTTGAATGAAAGCAAGTCTCAGCAAAGACTTGGCCGAGGAGACGGGTAAAGAAGGTTCAGGGGTTATTTCAGGTATTATTCCCACGTAGCTATTCAACAGGAGTTCCCCTGATTTTTACCCGCATGCTTCCTGTTACACTTGTCTaatttgtgcttgcaaaaaaaaCGCCCTTCGTCTAAGATCCTGGGAGGCGAGGAACGAGTGAACATCACATCGAAGCAAACCAGCTTTCCTCCATGTTGGTTTTTATGCCTGTTGGCGCACCACGCACCGATCCGTTGGGATGATGAGCTGATTGATCTTTGCTCCCAGGCTGCGGGGGTCAGAACAAGGGTCGATGGTGGCGGGGGTACGGGGGGGNNNNNNNNNNNNNNNNNNNNNNNNNNNNNNNNNNNNNNNNNNNNNNNNNNNNNNNNNNNNNNNNNccccccccccccccccccagcactAAAGGTCGACTGATTAGGCTTCGTTACGGCCAGTTTCCGTGTCGATTCTTTTCAAAACCAGGGCAGCTGATGACCTATTTGTAAAGCTGCTTGTTTTCGTCTCTGTAGCCTCGCTAGGGGACCTCCCGGGGGGGGGGGCGTTCCCTGTGGTGTCGGTCCGGGTCGGGGGGTCCGTTACTTTGGTCCTTTCGGTCCAAGCGGCGCAAAAGTCCGGTTCTTCTAGGTGAGAGTTGGTTTTCTTAAAAGTAGAGTAAGAAGTTCCATTAGAAGAGGGGTGGATCGTCCGACTGGGAGGAGAACCCAGGGACAGACCCAGGACTGGGAACGCCGTGGAATCCTCcgggaagagctggaagaggcaGCTTTACATGCCTTCTCCACCTGCTGCACCCGTTACCCAACAATcagcagaaaacagatgtttttatagtttatcaTTCATTCACGTCACAAAGTAGTGGATTTCCTAGtctgtaaaatctgtttaattagTGAAGATTGATATTAAAGCGTAAAGTTAACTTCCTGAAAAGCTGCTGGAGGAATCCAGCTGAAGTTCAGCTTCTAATGATGTCTTTAATGACAAATGGCTGAAATCATCACCGACgtctgtttgatgtttttattgtttttaaaagcgaTGAGCTCAGTAATGTCCGAGATAAAGCAAAGTGTTTCCGCCGCGTTACAAAATGGCTTCCCTGCGTCTCCTTTTCTCCAGGACCTCTGCGGCCACCACTCCTGCGACACCCTGGGCATGGCGGACGTCGGCACCATCTGCTCCCCGGAGAGAAGCTGCGCCGTCATCGAGGACGACGGGCTCCACGCCGCCTTCACCGTGGCGCACGAGATAGGTAGGCGTCGGCGCCCGGCGTGCTTTCTTTCCTCATTCCTTCTGCTCGAACAGATTCGAGACAAGTCCCGTCAGGGGttcggggggtgggggggtcgcatttttcagtgttttgtttccgTCTGAAGCTGTTCGGCTCATTTCACCGACTCTACGCTTCTCTTCATTCAAACACAGATTTAATATCTGCAGCTGCTCtgacatttaaaactctgatttttttcctgGTCCTTGAACGCAGCACAGCTAACAGACCCTAGATTTCCAGTAACAGAGTTAGGAAAGCTGCAAACGTTTTGTACAATAAACGCTTTAttctaaacacaaaatgttgaattcaaactaaaaattgGAAAGTTGTTACTTTTTAATACTTCTGAAGCAGATCGGGAAGAAATACTTTCTTTTTAGGCCCATTCAGACCCTTCGCTGAGGTTACGTTGGTTATTTATGCTGTGTTTGTTCTATTAGGGTAGCAGAAAATATCCCCATATCATGATGCTGCCGCCGCCACCCCCCGTCATGTGCCTCTCAGTCCGGACCCGGTTCCGTCTGCCCCTGCAGAACCATAAAAGGCCTCATTCAGAGCAGCGTGTGACTCCTTTTGTTCCCCTGATTAACGCTTTCCCGCCGCCCGCAGGTCACCTCCTCGGCCTGTCCCACGACGACTCCAAGTTCTGCGAGGAGCGCTTCGGCGTGAACAGCGACAAGCGGCTCATGTCCTCCATCCTCACCTCCATCGACGCCTCCAAGCCCTGGAGCCGCTGCACCTCGGCGACCATCACGGACTTCTTCGACGACGGCAACGGTGAGAGAGGAAACAATCAGCAGATTTCTCTGCTGATTGGAGATCTGTTTGCTTCTATAAAAAGCTCTAATGTCTGTTAACAGGCAGTTATTTATTATCTGAGCAGCCAGAGATGAAAATGAGTCGTGCTTCATGCTCCGGTTTCGTCTCGTTCATGACGGGCATAAAACACGTCTGCTGACACGTTCCAAGGCTCCCGGCGTAATTCCTGTTCCAACAGCATCATTTTAGGCTTGGCAGCATGCAGGATTCTTTACCGGGCTGCTCGAGGTTTTCCCTCTTCCTTTCTTGCGGTGTATCCAGTCTGCGAGGTGTCGGCCCAACTCGCCACAGAACCAGCTGTCAGTGACCGTTATTTCAGGTTGTGTTAAAATCAACGTCCTCTTTGTCCCCCTCTCCCCCCCGCCAGCCGAATGTCTCCTGGACGCGCCTCGTCAGCCCCTCCTGGGCCCGGAGGAGCTGCCGGGCCAGAGCTACGACGCCGTGCGCCAGTGCCGCCTGGCCTTTGGGCCCGAGTACACGGTGTGCCCCGGCATGGACGTGTGCGCCCGGCTGTGGTGCGCCGTCATCCGGCAGGGCCAGATGGTGTGTCTGACCAAGAAGCTGCCGGCGGTGGAGGGCACGCCCTGCGGGAAGGGGCACATCTGCCTGCAGGGGAAGTGCGTGGACAAG
Coding sequences within:
- the LOC108248775 gene encoding A disintegrin and metalloproteinase with thrombospondin motifs 5, with product MLWVLLLLEVGARRAATFQGFYLPPASGEPHSPARRTDGVVRTIDRIYHGGGKVGYLVYLDGRRFQLDMERDESALARDLSPRYAPAGTGPRECAYRGTVDSNPESLAVLNLCGGGLEGFFAVNRSRYTITPIVRAKGHEHDARALHDKDADGALHAFTRERFSFEAPGDGRESCGTRDGRRGRRNAKRRRRGRTRQEVSVARPPRGAAPGGGRDHGQEVRPGPEPLPAHAGLHRLQAVRAREHREPRPAERGARGDGHRKGQGAGGVQERGGDAQELLQVAEPAEPAGRRPPAAPRRRHPLHQDLCGHHSCDTLGMADVGTICSPERSCAVIEDDGLHAAFTVAHEIGHLLGLSHDDSKFCEERFGVNSDKRLMSSILTSIDASKPWSRCTSATITDFFDDGNAECLLDAPRQPLLGPEELPGQSYDAVRQCRLAFGPEYTVCPGMDVCARLWCAVIRQGQMVCLTKKLPAVEGTPCGKGHICLQGKCVDKTRKKHYSVSNHGSWSSWGPWGSCSRTCGGGVQFTQRLCNNPPPRNNGRYCTGKRAVYRSCNVTPCPASRKSFRQEQCEVRNGPQTDPKGVKTFVEWLPKYAGVLPKDLCKLTCRAKGTGYYVVFSQRVIDGTECRPHSSSVCVKGKCVRTGCDGIIGSRLQFDKCGVCGGDSSGCVRVAGNFTKKSKGYTDVVTIPAGSTHIKVRQHKAKNQTRFAAYLALRRPNGDYLLNGRFMISTSEAIIPLNGSLLNYSGWSQHDEWLHSMGPGALAEPLVVQILATDAKKPLDVRYSFLSPRQMAPQQAAVSKPLPPRGAVTTTKTPATTTTTTTPATVSTTTTSSAASALVRGAPASPAPALGAPAPPTPAPPTPAPGPRWATGSWMPCSRTCDTGWQSRTVQCKEADGKLSKGCALDARPSAFRHCQVRKC